A stretch of Deltaproteobacteria bacterium DNA encodes these proteins:
- a CDS encoding efflux RND transporter periplasmic adaptor subunit produces MKKIIVAVIGLLVVIGILAGIKGLQIRAMMARAQERVPPPETVTTAIVTSEEWEKTFSAVGTLVSVRGVMVAAELPGKVSKIHFESGAAVKKGDLLLTQDTSEEEAELPGAVAQETLTRSNRERAERMLSERIVSQADLDSAVAAHEEAVSRVKSLRASINKKQIRAPFAGRLGIRLVNPGQYLEPGQSIVALQTLDPIYADFTLPQQTLSQLRTGHEVRIRTDALPGETLSGRITALDSEVDAATRAIKIRAEVENPGERLRPGMYVTVEVILPERPRVLSIPATAVLYAPYGNSVFVVEPDPKREGGLRVRQQFVRLGDRRGDFVSVTQGLAAGEKVVSTGVFKLRNGQAVVEDNRLAPDFKPSPRPENS; encoded by the coding sequence ATGAAAAAGATCATTGTCGCTGTCATCGGCCTCCTTGTCGTGATCGGGATCCTTGCCGGGATAAAAGGCCTTCAGATACGGGCCATGATGGCAAGAGCCCAGGAAAGGGTGCCCCCTCCCGAGACCGTGACCACTGCCATTGTCACCTCCGAGGAATGGGAGAAGACCTTCTCGGCCGTAGGAACCCTCGTCTCTGTCCGGGGGGTGATGGTCGCTGCCGAACTTCCGGGAAAGGTGTCGAAAATTCACTTCGAGTCTGGGGCAGCGGTCAAAAAGGGGGATCTCTTACTCACCCAGGATACGAGCGAGGAAGAGGCCGAGCTCCCTGGGGCGGTGGCCCAGGAGACCCTTACCCGATCCAATCGCGAACGTGCGGAGAGGATGCTCTCCGAGAGGATCGTCTCTCAGGCGGACCTGGACTCTGCTGTGGCAGCCCACGAAGAGGCCGTCTCCCGCGTGAAATCCCTCCGGGCCTCCATCAACAAGAAACAGATCCGCGCCCCATTTGCCGGCAGGCTCGGAATCCGCCTGGTAAATCCCGGGCAGTATCTTGAACCCGGGCAGTCCATCGTGGCCCTTCAGACCCTGGATCCTATCTACGCGGACTTCACCCTTCCCCAACAGACCCTTTCCCAGCTCCGCACCGGTCATGAGGTCCGTATTCGCACCGATGCCCTACCCGGAGAGACCCTCTCCGGCCGGATCACCGCCCTGGATTCCGAGGTGGATGCCGCCACCAGGGCCATAAAGATCCGCGCAGAAGTGGAAAACCCTGGCGAACGTCTCCGCCCCGGCATGTACGTCACAGTGGAGGTCATCCTGCCGGAGAGGCCTCGGGTGCTTTCCATACCCGCCACGGCCGTGCTTTATGCCCCTTACGGTAACTCTGTCTTTGTCGTTGAGCCGGATCCAAAAAGGGAGGGCGGCCTCCGTGTGCGTCAGCAGTTCGTGCGGCTCGGGGACAGACGAGGCGATTTCGTCTCGGTGACGCAGGGACTTGCGGCCGGGGAAAAGGTCGTGAGCACCGGGGTGTTCAAGCTCAGAAACGGCCAGGCAGTGGTGGAAGACAACCGCCTTGCGCCTGATTTCAAGCCATCCCCTAGGCCGGAGAACTCCTGA